A window from Heteronotia binoei isolate CCM8104 ecotype False Entrance Well chromosome 15, APGP_CSIRO_Hbin_v1, whole genome shotgun sequence encodes these proteins:
- the LOC132583218 gene encoding olfactory receptor 10C1-like — MVPHAYNTSTEFILVGLSDDHETQILLFIVILLIYIFALVGNAWIILLVQTNSHLQTPMYFFLTQLSIVEIVYVNTTIPQILAHLLEGHAELSLTRCALQMHTALALAVTESLLLGVMAYDRYLAICHPLTYATAMERQHQFQLASTCWIASFLIATICVSLTFSHPFCGPCCVQHFICEIPMVLRLACDDTFITEIIIFAFAALALLCPASIILTSYGLILVSLFQLSSASRLRKALSTCGSHLAVVMMFYGIATFVYLKPQTGATADIDKQIAVFYVVVTPLLNPIIYTLRNKDVHEAMAKMVRTWGFKQKGH; from the coding sequence ATGGTTCCTCATGCTTACAACACTAGCACTGAGTTCATCTTGGTGGGCCTCTCTGATGACCACGAGACACAGATTCTATTGTTCATAGTCATCCTCCTCATCTATATATTTGCCCTTGTGGGGAATGCATGGATCATCCTGTTGGTACAGACCAACTCCCACCTTCAGACACCCATGTATTTCTTCCTGACACAGCTCTCAATTGTGGAGATTGTTTATGTCAATACTACCATACCCCAGATCCTTGCTCACCTTCTAGAGGGTCATGCAGAATTGTCCTTAACCCGTTGTGCCTTACAGATGCACACAGCTTTGGCCCTGGCTGTTACTGAATCTCTTCTGCTGGGTGTCATGGCCTACGACCGTTACTTGGCCATCTGCCATCCCCTGACCTATGCCACAGCCATGGAAAGACAGCACCAGTTCCAGCTTGCCTCAACTTGTTGGATAGCTAGTTTTCTCATTGCTACAATATGTGTGAGCCTCACCTTCAGCCACCCCTTCTGTGGCCCTTGCTGCGTCCAACATTTCATCTGTGAGATACCGATGGTGCTGAGACTCGCGTGTGATGATACCTTTATCACAGAGATCATCATTTTTGCGTTTGCCGCGCTGGCCCTGTTATGTCCTGCTTCCATTATCTTGACTTCCTACGGACTCATTCTGGTGTCTTTGTTCCAATTGAGTTCAGCTTCCAGATTGCGCAAGGCCTTATCTACGTGTGGGTCCCATTTAGCCGTGGTCATGATGTTTTACGGCATCGCCACTTTCGTCTATCTCAAACCGCAAACAGGAGCCACTGCGGACATTGACAAGCAGATCGCTGTGTTTTACGTCGTGGTCACCCCACTTCTGAACCCCATCATCTACACTCTGAGAAACAAGGATGTCCATGAGGCGATGGCAAAGATGGTACGGACATGGGGCTTTAAGCAGAAAGGACATTAG